A genomic stretch from Myripristis murdjan chromosome 12, fMyrMur1.1, whole genome shotgun sequence includes:
- the LOC115369181 gene encoding gastrula zinc finger protein XlCGF8.2DB-like, which translates to MMKRKLSGTETPAAPLDRWKQKIGERNEPGTQKPPLRLRLMTKPASCSKTKNTGKSTFPCSLCGKQFTEKGNLNKHMRIHTGEKPFVCSLCGKGFAHKGHLNTHVRIHTREKPFICPLCGTGFTDKGNLNTHMRIHTGEKPFPCPLCGTAFAQKGHLKIHMRIHTGEKPFPCSLCGTAFAQKGNLKIHMRIHTGEKPFICSLCGKQFTKKGNLNKHMRIHTREKPFVCSLCGKGFTENGTLHKHMRTHTGESL; encoded by the exons atgatgaagaggaagctgagtGGAACAGAGACGCCCGCCGCTCCACTGGACAGATGGAAACAGAAGATTGGGGAGAGGAACGAGCCAGGAACCCAGAAAcctcctctgaggctgagactgatgaca aaaccagcttcctgctccaagaCCAAGAACACAGGGAAGAGTACATtcccctgctccctctgtggtaaacagtttacggagaaaggaaacctcaacaaacacatgagaatccacactggagagaaaccattcgtgTGCTCCCTTTGCGGTAAAGGGTTTGCACATAAAGGACACCTCAACACACATGTGAGAATCCACACTagagagaaaccattcatctGCCCACTCTGTGGTACAGGGTTTACTGACAAAGGaaacctcaacacacacatgagaatccacactggagagaaaccgttcccctgcccactctgtggtacagcgtttgcaCAGAAAGGACACCTCAagatacacatgagaatccacacaggagagaaaccgttcccctgctcactctgtggtacagcgtttgcacagaaaggaaacctcaagatacacatgagaatccacactggagagaaaccgttcatctgctcactctgtggtaaacagtttaccaagaaaggaaacctcaacaaacatatgagaatccacactagagagaaaccattcgtttgctccctctgtggtaaagggtttactgaGAACGGAACACTCcacaaacacatgagaacccacactggagagagCCTGTAG
- the LOC115369180 gene encoding gastrula zinc finger protein XlCGF57.1-like, which yields MVLKNNILRIRTISSPAHQRSQVMRRQPAAAEETLALPEETLAEYELQNSRLKLKVERQQRLLDAVLLPESEDDEEEAEWNRDVRRSTGQMETEDGGEERARNPEPSSEAETDDSDDWDETTEAQSDSNPPSDIPLSHDSPDVGEKPASCSKTKNTGKSTFPCSLCGKQFTEKGTLNRHMKIHTGEKSVVCSLCGKGFTEKGNLNTHMRIHTGEKPFPCSLCGKGFTQKGTLKIHMRIHTGEKPFVCSLCGTAFAHKGHLEQHMRIHTGEKPFPCSLCGKRFPHKGHLKQHMRIHTGEKPFVCSLCGTAFAHKGHLEQHMRIHTGEKPFVCSLCGTAFAQKRTLNKHMRTHTGENLGCCGSHRPLYDGVPGSLQGERGHKSTFSCSLCGKQFTEKGTLNRHMKIHTGEKPFVCSLCGKGFAHKVHLNTHVRIHTREKPFVCSLCGKGFTDKGTLQKHMRIHTGEKPFPCSLCGKQFTDKGKLKLHMRTHTGEKPFVCSLCSKGFATKGDLNRHMRIHTGEKPFVCSLCGKGFAHKVHLNTHVRIHTGEKPFVCSLCGKGFTDKGNLNRHMRTHTGESL from the exons ATGGTTTTAAAGAACAACATTCTCAGAATCAGAACCATCAGCTCACCAGCTCATCAGAGATCGCAGGTGATGCGGCGACAACCTGCAGCCGccgaggagacgctggctctgccggaggagacgctggccgaGTACGAGCTGCAAAACTCCCGCCTGaaactgaaggtggagaggcagcagaggctcctggacgccgtCTTGCTGCCGGAG agtgaggatgatgaagaggaagctgagtGGAACAGAGACGTCCGCCGCTCCACTGGACAGATGGAAACAGAAGATGGTGGAGAGGAACGAGccaggaacccagaaccctcctctgaggctgagactgatgacagtgatgactgggatgaGACCACAGAAGCTcagtcagattcaaacccaccGAGTGAcatccctctcagtcatgacagtcctgatgtgggagagaaaccagcttcctgctccaagaccaagaacacaggaaagagtacattcccctgctcactATGTGGTAAACAGTTTACCGAGAAAGGAACcctcaacagacacatgaaaatccacactggagagaaatcaGTCGTTTGCTCCCtttgtggtaaagggtttactgagaaaggaaacctcaacacacacatgagaatccacactggagagaaaccgttcccctgctcactctgtggtaaagggtttacacaGAAAGGAACCCTCAagatacacatgagaatccacactggagagaaaccgttcgtctgctcactctgtggtacagcgtttgcaCATAAAGGACACCTCGAgcaacacatgagaatccacactggagagaaaccgttcccctgctcactctgtggtaaaagGTTTCCACATAAAGGACACCTCAAgcaacacatgagaatccacactggagagaaaccgttcgtctgctcactctgtggtacagcgtttgcaCATAAAGGACACCTCGAgcaacacatgagaatccacacaggagagaaaccgttcgtctgctcactctgtggtacagcgtttgcaCAGAAAAGAACcctcaacaaacacatgagaacccacactggagagaaccT TGGCTGCTGTGGATCACACAGGCCTCTGTACGACGGAGTACCAGGGTCACTGCAGGGGGAGCGGGGCCAT aagagtacattctcctgctcactctgtggtaaacagTTTACCGAGAAAGGAACCCTCAACAGACATATGaaaatccacactggagagaaaccattcgtgTGCTCCCTTTGCGGTAAAGGGTTTGCACATAAAGTACACCTCAACACACATGTGAGAATCCACACTagagagaaaccattcgtctgctccctctgtggtaaagggtttactgaCAAAGGAACCCTCCaaaaacacatgagaatccacactggagagaaaccattcccctgctcactctgtggtaaacagtttaccgacaaaggaaaactcaagctacacatgagaacccacactggagagaaaccgttcgtCTGCTCCCTTTGCAGTAAAGGGTTTGCAACCAAAGGAGAcctcaacagacacatgagaatccacactggagagaaaccgttcgtGTGCTCCCTTTGCGGTAAAGGGTTTGCACATAAAGTACACCTCAACACACAtgtgagaatccacactggagagaaaccattcgtctgctccctctgtggtaaagggtttactgaCAAAGGAAAcctcaacagacacatgagaacccacactggagagagCCTGTAG